AAATTGCCCATTTTATCTAGACTCAAcatttctctgcattttaaaagTTTGGTTTTCATCTTATCTGTCCTTCCGAATCTTATCGACTGGCATTGTATCTTTGTATCCTAATTGAGCTGCCGATTAATTCACTGTGCACACAAATTCTGTGGGAATTGGGAATTGGGATAGGATACCGTGGGGGCGTGTTGTCTCTGCTCTATGAATGTGCAGCTTCTGCTGTGAAAACTCAGGCAGGTGGGGGCCAGAATCCTCTGCGGGACTCTTGTACTCTCCTCTCCTGTCTGTCTGGTATGACTGGAAGGCTGGTCTCACGTGGCCCCTCCATGCAGCTTAGCTTTCTCATAGCACAGCAGCCTCAGGGCAGTCCATCTTCTTACGGAAGCTCAGGGATCCCAGAGCACATGGTCCAAGGAACACTCTAGAAGCTGCACCACCTCCCATGACTTAGCCTTGGAAGTCACACAGCACTTACATTGTACTCCATTGGTACAAACGGTCCCAAGCCAGCCCAGATACAAAGGCTGGGGACACAGACCCCCATCTCTCAAGAGGAGGCTGCAAAGGCCATCGTGTAGCAGAGCACAGTGGGATGAACTACCGTTGCATCTATCACTGGAAAAGAGGTTCAGCCACAGTGTTGTGATTATCATCATAAGCACACGCTGAGGAATGTGGTGAATCTACTCTTTTTACTTCATCTAGGAATGTTCTTTGTGAGGTCAGTAAGTAAGTCTGTGGTTTGGGAAGTGTGTTGACATACCACGAGGATCCTTGCAGGAGTTCAAAGGAGTACCCGTCTCTTCCTCCACTTTGCTCAAGAACTTTGCGAATTTGTCATGAAGTCACAATCCATGCATCTACTGCCATCTAGTGACAAGGGCCTCCTTTGCAGATTTGGTTTTTGAGAAGTGAAAGGAACCTCTTTAGTTCGATCCAAGAAATTATTCCTACAGAAGCAGAAGGTGAGAATTCCATTGCTTCTCTGATGCCATCCCTCACCtagaaaatgtggataataacAGCATCTCCATCACAAGATTGTTTGGTGATTAAGTGAGTAAGTACATGCACTCACTCAAAAACGGTGCATAGCATAAGGCAAGATGCTCCATTGCTTATTATGATTTAATCCACTAACGAACGGGGGCCCACGGTACAAAGTCATGAGGCAGACAAGGTCTGAGGAGGGGCATGAAGGACATATAGAATGAATTGAAAATTAAATCCTCACACAAACAAGATGTCTGCCTGGCGCCTGACCCAAGAGTCTCTCAGGGAGGGTTGGTTGATGAAATGAGTGAACATGATGACAGCAAATATTTGGGCTGAGCTGGACACCTGTCAGATCCATCATATGGACAGTCCCCTCCCACATCAAAGGTAGGAGAAGATGAGACAATATCATTGCTCAGAAACAGGAGATGCTGTCACCAAGACCAGATCTTTCTCCACCTGAGGAGGTTCCTCAGAGCCCCTTTCATGTCCTTATTTCTAAGACTATAAATGAAGGGGTTGAGCATGGGAGCCACCACCGCATATAGCACAGTGGCCACCGAGTCTTCAATTGTGTAGGAAGATGAAGGTCGTAGATACACCCCAAATAAAGTTCCATAGAACAATGACACCACAGCAAGGTGGGAACTGCAAGTAGAAAAGGCTTTCAGCTTGCTCTGGGAAGAATGAAGTCTTAGGATGGCTGAGAAAATGTGCATgtaggaaacagaaataaagaggaaaggagcaACAAAAAGACAGCTCCCCAGGGTATAAACAACTAACTCATTGATGTGGATATCTGAACAGGAAAGCTTTAGCAATGCGTAGAGTTCACAGAAAATATGGTGAATTCTGACACTTGCACAGAATGACAGTGTATCCATCAAGAGGGTGTGGATCAAGGGATAGATGTTTGTGATAATCAGAGCCACAGACACCACTGTGATACAGAATTTAGGGCTCATGGTTATGGTATAATGAAGAGGGTGACATATGGCTACAAATCTGTCATATGCCATCACTGCCAAGAGGACATTGTCCAGTTCTAGAAACAAGATTAGAAAATACATCTGAGTTAGGCATCCAACATAGGGGATGGACTGGCTCTGGGTTTGGATATTGAGCAGCATCTTTGGTATAGTGACAGAGGTGAAGCAGATGTCAACGCAGGACAGGTTGGCTAtgaagaagtacatgggggtgtggagaTTAGAGGTAGAGCCAATGGCCAGGATGATGAGCAGGTTCCCCACCACAGCAACCACGTACATGCATAGGAACAGACCGAAGAGGAGGGGCTGATGCTCAGGCACCTCTGACAGCCCCAGGAGGAAGAATTCTGAGACGATGGTTTGGTTGCCTCTCGCCATGCCTTCTGGTTTCTATAGATATTCATTGAAAATACATCAGTCAACAAGAGCAAAGGCAATCTGGGAAAGCGTGCACAGCAGCCTTCATCACTGGCTGAAATCATACTTTGTGACACTTTAGGAAGGAACTCTAACCTG
The window above is part of the Vulpes lagopus strain Blue_001 chromosome X, ASM1834538v1, whole genome shotgun sequence genome. Proteins encoded here:
- the LOC121482543 gene encoding olfactory receptor 1D2-like; translation: MARGNQTIVSEFFLLGLSEVPEHQPLLFGLFLCMYVVAVVGNLLIILAIGSTSNLHTPMYFFIANLSCVDICFTSVTIPKMLLNIQTQSQSIPYVGCLTQMYFLILFLELDNVLLAVMAYDRFVAICHPLHYTITMSPKFCITVVSVALIITNIYPLIHTLLMDTLSFCASVRIHHIFCELYALLKLSCSDIHINELVVYTLGSCLFVAPFLFISVSYMHIFSAILRLHSSQSKLKAFSTCSSHLAVVSLFYGTLFGVYLRPSSSYTIEDSVATVLYAVVAPMLNPFIYSLRNKDMKGALRNLLRWRKIWSW